A stretch of Arachis hypogaea cultivar Tifrunner chromosome 15, arahy.Tifrunner.gnm2.J5K5, whole genome shotgun sequence DNA encodes these proteins:
- the LOC112751340 gene encoding 1-aminocyclopropane-1-carboxylate oxidase 1, giving the protein MTIPIIDFSTLNGDKRSETMALLHEACQKWGFFMIENHDIDTSLMEKVKKLVNEYYEENLKDGFYKSELVKTLEKQEKTFDKDWETTFFIWHRPKSNIKEIPSISDELCNTMHEYIAQLILLAEKLSELMSENLGLEKTFIKKSFSSPNGIGPVMGTKVAKYPQCPNPKLVRGLREHTDAGGIILLLQDDKVGGLEFYKDGKWVEIPPSKNNAIFVNTGDQIEVLSNGLYKSVVHRVMPDKDGSRLSMASFYNPIGDAIIAPAPKLLYPSHYCYGDYLNLYGKTKFGEKGPRFEAIKNMGNGHAHTNNNIV; this is encoded by the exons ATGACTATTCCTATAATAGATTTCAGCACTCTCAATGGTGACAAAAGGAGTGAGACCATGGCACTATTGCATGAAGCTTGTCAAAAGTGGGGGTTTTTCATG ATAGAAAACCATGACATTGACACTAGTTTGATGGAGAAGGTGAAAAAACTAGTCAATGAATATTATGAAGAAAACTTGAAAGATGGGTTCTATAAGTCTGAATTAGTAAAAACattggagaaacaagaaaaaactTTTGATAAAGATTGGGAAACCACCTTCTTCATTTGGCATCGCCCCAAATCTAACATTAAGGAAATCCCAAGCATTTCTGATGAACTTTG CAATACAATGCATGAGTACATTGCACAGCTTATTCTTCTAGCAGAGAAATTATCTGAGCTCATGAGTGAGAACCTTGGATTGGAGAAAACTTTCATCAAGAAATCATTCTCTAGTCCTAATGGCATTGGACCAGTCATGGGTACAAAAGTGGCCAAATATCCTCAATGTCCAAACCCAAAGCTTGTTAGAGGCCTGAGGGAGCACACCGATGCAG GTGGCATCATTCTGTTGCTCCAAGATGACAAAGTTGGAGGCCTTGAATTCTACAAAGATGGTAAATGGGTTGAGATTCCACCATCCAAGAACAATGCCATATTTGTCAACACTGGTGACCAAATTGAAGTTCTGAGCAATGGATTGTACAAGAGTGTTGTGCACAGGGTCATGCCTGATAAAGATGGTAGCAGGCTTTCAATGGCAAGTTTCTATAATCCAATTGGCGATGCCATTATTGCTCCTGCACCTAAACTTTTGTATCCAAGTCACTATTGCTATGGTGATTACTTGAACCTTTATGGCAAGACCAAGTTTGGTGAGAAGGGTCCAAGATTTGAAGCCATCAAGAATATGGGCAATGGTCATGCTCacactaataataatatagtcTAG
- the LOC112749254 gene encoding F-box protein AUF2-like, which yields MDFLSKLKQKHHQSNNNLFELLPDDVILIIFNKVKDAKTLIRCFSINKHLASLIPQTDVVSISLIVPRSSNSHSLDRNHNNKGNFVKHVKSGVNYLATKLLQNCYVPTAAPTTSNKQEVSFSSDDTPCRRLRLFSHISYLRVEIHSDITDAGITRSSDEIFKWKARFSGRLKSWTLLCCSKKLRYFVGGGDWCLKSGALTQFKEREQRMNLSFRDAYARYRLAREMATQFATLKKVKVTDAKREGILSMTEDDIGDMRDSWREEEEEGEEAVYLLQMWYVPLLELPVAKCMWKDAMFIVIRPMDINSRLVDFGFDSDAREQRMFTEGIREIMKSPKADRRAWRWSSTPVDRQLQ from the coding sequence ATGGATTTTCTTtctaaactgaaacaaaaacacCACCAATCAAATAATAATCTATTTGAGCTTCTTCCAGACGATGTAATCCTTATTATCTTCAACAAAGTAAAAGATGCCAAGACCCTTATTAGGTGCTTCTCCATCAACAAGCATCTTGCCTCTCTCATCCCCCAAACCGACGTCGTATCGATCTCTCTCATTGTCCCTCGCTCTTCTAACTCCCACTCTCTCGACAGGAACCACAACAACAAGGGTAATTTCGTAAAACACGTTAAATCCGGCGTTAATTACTTAGCCACCAAACTCCTCCAAAACTGCTATGTTCCGACTGCCGCCCCCACCACCAGCAACAAACAAGAAGTCTCCTTCTCCTCCGACGATACTCCGTGTCGGCGCCTTAGACTATTCAGCCATATCTCGTACCTCCGGGTAGAGATTCATTCCGATATTACTGACGCCGGGATTACAAGATCCAGTGACGAAATCTTCAAGTGGAAAGCCAGATTCAGCGGCAGGTTAAAGAGTTGGACATTGCTCTGCTGCTCGAAAAAGCTTCGCTACTTCGTCGGCGGCGGCGACTGGTGTCTGAAGTCGGGGGCGCTAACACAGTTCAAGGAGAGGGAGCAACGCATGAACTTGAGCTTCAGAGATGCGTACGCGAGATATCGCCTAGCGAGGGAGATGGCGACACAGTTCGCAACGCTGAAGAAGGTGAAAGTGACGGATGCGAAGAGGGAGGGAATATTATCGATGACGGAGGATGATATTGGCGATATGAGAGATTCgtggagggaagaagaagaagagggagaagaagcggtGTATTTGTTACAGATGTGGTACGTGCCGTTATTGGAACTACCTGTGGCGAAATGCATGTGGAAAGATGCGATGTTCATCGTGATTCGACCTATGGATATTAATAGCAGATTGGTTGACTTTGGATTTGACAGTGATGCAAGGGAGCAGAGGATGTTCACGGAGGGGATAAGAGAGATCATGAAGTCTCCCAAGGCCGACCGCCGTGCATGGAGGTGGAGCTCCACACCTGTTGATCGTCAGTTGCAGTGA
- the LOC140179419 gene encoding uncharacterized protein, whose protein sequence is MAEPSNTRYGQNGPPRRRSITLRNLNLTLGSLQDEDGHNQEEEHMEQQNLGAGGEGAHAYANFFTPHAGGTAGMHTHVTIPTHVYNYMIDNQTKMQALITKMMARDQTRNHQEPKIKEFSKLLTGRAFTWYYKLKANSINTWEQLVTEFCNKFLKEEPSIHIIDLGRVKQRQGEGLVAFIKRYIDKALLCIDTLPEAQLVYGCIRNVEDRSQIYLSMSNINTFFELLKRASDLTEAMKRNGRRSKEVFPLEVCTADGRGRRSSYSRGAKRNNPPPSLPLFRAQAMIVVNGWFEDGTLNPRTDREPPTPKELRDPKYCMVHRNKSHGLTDYYVMRTIFHRQVKEGKILLDGEQNQEGVKSTPFPQHDVGMVGVEGEVMLTEIVVEAEEMVTMEKSLDEDTLTRGLLKSRGCRIVFNQLGLEPHIQEEVARALIGIVQKHEKSFGDVNALLTRLAKAHANALVFWDLDSFNGEFYHNKPLYVEAVVEDMKVRRALVDAGLGVNIIPTHIFLEMGGFADQIRPTQVGLNAFNGVGVKSRGCVNVVLEVDPIKTNNKFHVVDGSSSYHILLGCPWIHLH, encoded by the exons ATGGCTGAGCCTAGCAATACTCGTTATGGGCAGAATGGACCACCTAGGCGACGTTCAATAACCCTTCGGAacctcaatctcaccttggggtCACTTCAAGATGAGGACGGGCACAaccaagaagaagaacacatggagcAGCAGAATCTGGGTGCAGGAGGAGAAGGAGCTCATGCCTACGCAAATTTCTTCACACCCCATGCTGGAGGTACCGCTGGCATGCACACTCATGTAACCATTCCTACTCATGTGTACAACTATATGATAGACAACCAAACAAAGATGCAAGCTTTGATTACAAAAATGATGGCTAGAGATCAAACAAG GAACCACCAGGAGCCCAAGATCAAGGAGTTCTCAAAATTATTGACAGGAAGGGCGTTCACGTGGTATTACAAGTTGAAAGCCAATAGCATCAACACCTGGGAGCAATTAGTGACAGAGTTCTGCAACAAATTCCTAAAAGAGGAACCCTCTATACACATCATAGACCTGGGGAGAGTGAAACAAAGACAAGGAGAAGGATTGGTAGCATTCATCAAGAGATACATAGATAAAGCTTTACTTTGTATAGACACTCTCCCAGAGGCACAATTGGTGTACGGGTGTATTAGAAATGTGGAAGATAGATCCCAAATTTATCTTTCTATGAGCAACATAAACACTTTCTTTGAGCTCTTAAAGAGAGCATCTGACTTAACCGAGGCAATGAAGCGCAATGGAAGGAGATCTAAAGAAGTTTTTCCTCTGGAGGTGTGTACCGCTGATGGTAGGGGCAGAAGGAGTTCTTATTCTAGGGGTGCTAAGAGAAACAATCCTCCACCCTCGCTACCTCTCTTCAGAGCTCAGGCCATGATTGTCGTAAATGGATGGTTTGAGGATGGAACATTAAATCCCAGAACAGATAGAGAGCCACCAACACCTAAAGAGTTGAGAGACCCAAAATATTGCATGGTGCACCGAAATAAGAGCCATGGGTTGACTGATTATTATGTAATGAGGACGATATTTCATAGGCAAGTGAAGGAAGGGAAGATACTCCTAGATGGAGAACAAAACCAAGAAGGTGTAAAAAGCACTCCTTTTCCTCAACATGATGTTGGAATGGTAGGCGTTGAAGGAGAGGTAATGTTGACAGAGATCGTAGTCGAAGCAGAAGAGATGGTCACCATGGAAAAGTCCTTGGATGAAGACACATTGACAAGAGGTCTTTTGAAGTCTCGAGGTTGTAGAATCGTGTTCAACCAACTTGGCTTGGAACCCCACATTCAGGAAGAGGTGGCTAGAGCTCTAATAGGAATCGTTCAGAAGCATGAAAAAAGTTTTGGAGACGTCAACGCTCTGCTCACAAGATTAGCAAAGGCCCATGCAAATGCCCTGGTGTTTTGGGACCTTGACTCATTCAATGGAGAGTTCTACCATAATAAACCATTGTACGTGGAAGCAGTGGTAGAAGACATGAAGGTCAGAAGGGCCTTGGTGGATGCTGGATTGGGGGTAAATATCATACCCACTCATATATTTCTAGAAATGGGAGGTTTTGCTGATCAAATAAGGCCTACTCAAGTAGGGCTCAATGCTTTTAATGGAGTGGGTGTGAAATCTAGAGGGTGTGTTAATGTTGTCTTGGAAGTTGACCCCATAAAGACCAATAATAAGTTTCATGTGGTGGATGGAAGCTCTAGCTACCACATCCTACTTGGATGTCCATGGATTCATTTACATTGA
- the LOC112749255 gene encoding uncharacterized protein, with the protein MSLLEQWNYLPRVFYYEDDAGGKIKYDILKRIGKNWKDTRHHLFHRYYKQIRTYEKNFQHHPKGIDKNDWKKFIDYRLNEETQEREQGRPVGRGELFIMTHKKKDGSYIHPDARVVSDVIANVERQDGSSKYLSQNDSLAQVLGKEHQGQVRALGVGPCSTQVFGNATGQPSGSAESNAEDKRMIAELTAKLEEERAKRQSIHKVLGYIV; encoded by the exons CGGGTCTTTTACTATGAGGATGATGCCGGAGGAAAAATAAAGTACGATATTTTGAAGAGAATAGGAAAGAACTGGAAGGATACAAGACACCACTTGTTTCATAGGTATTACAAACAAATAAGAACTTATGAGAAAAATTTTCAGCATCACCCGAAAGGAATAGACAAAAATGATTGGAAAAAGTTCATTGACTATCGCCTGAATGAAGAAACACAG GAGAGAGAGCAAGGAAGGCCCGTTGGTAGAGGAGAGTTGTTTATCATGACTCATAAGAAAAAAGATGGCTCGTATATCCATCCCGATGCGCGTGTTGTTAGT GATGTAATTGCGAATGTTGAGAGGCAGGATGGATCCTCTAAGTACCTTTCACAAAATGACTCGCTAGCACAAGTTCTTGGAAAGGAGCACCAAGGACAAGTTCGTGCCCTAGGTGTTGGACCATGTTCCACCCAAGTCTTTGGTAACGCTACTGGACAGCCGTCGGGTTCTGCAGAGTCCAATGCAGAGGATAAGAGGATGATCGCAGAATTGACGGCTAAGCTAGAAGAAGAGCGGGCGAAGAGACAGTCAATACATAAGGTCTTGGGATATATAGTCTAA
- the LOC140179420 gene encoding uncharacterized protein, with amino-acid sequence MLGLKMAQEVGIKKLHVKGDSNLIIQQIQGEYSTKERSLALCREQVWCMMKVFDKISFEHVPRIENKHADALASFGSRVTIQNGQHDLEHRVAESSSREEKMSVEGKTNDWRMPIHEQLRTLNITKETREFCLLNWQMFKKSNNGLLMKCVGEEEGKEKAEQLHGATCGEEGPGLYRRLQR; translated from the coding sequence ATGCTCGGTCTAAAGATGGCTCAAGAAGTCGGTATCAAGAAACTCCATGTCAAAGGGGACTCCAACCTAATAATACAACAGATCCAAGGAGAGTACAGCACGAAGGAAAGAAGTCTGGCCTTATGCAGAGAACAAGTGTGGTGCATGATGAAGGTATTTGATAAGATCTCATTTGAGCATGTACCCCGAATAGAAAATAAGCATGCGGATGCTTTAGCATCATTTGGGAGTAGAGTCACTATTCAAAATGGACAACATGATTTGGAACACCGGGTAGCTGAAAGTTCTTCCAGAGAAGAAAAGATGTCCGTGGAAGGAAAAACCAATGATTGGCGAATGCCTATACATGAACAACTCAGAACGCTCAACATCACTAAAGAAACAAGAGAATTTTGCCTCCTAAATTGGCAAATGTTCAAAAAAAGTAATAATGGACTCCTCATGAAATGTGTAGGAGAAGaggaagggaaagaaaaagcagaACAATTGCATGGAGCCACTTGCGGAGAAGAGGGCCCTGGTTTGTACCGAAGGCTCCAGAGGTGA
- the LOC112749253 gene encoding uncharacterized protein has product MEPTLLTKECGGVLEQYQIKHHKSSPYYLQGNGQAEATNKSLLKILTKMVTNAHKDWSEYRPLALWIYRTTRHGTTGVTPFSLVYGVEAVLPAEIEVPTARMLLDEARDRKAELQELDGKREVV; this is encoded by the coding sequence ATGGAACCCACTTTGTTAACCAAAGAGTGTGGAGGTGTTCTTGAACAGTACCAAATCAAACATCACAAGTCTTCCCCCTACTACCTGCAAGGCAATGGCCAGGCAGAGGCTACTAACAAGAGCCTTTTGAAAATACTCACAAAGATGGTGACCAACGCCCATAAGGATTGGAGTGAATACCGACCACTTGCTCTTTGGATTTACAGAACAACCAGACATGGAACAACCGGAGTAACACCCTTCTCGTTGGTTTATGGGGTTGAAGCTGTACTGCCAGCAGAGATTGAAGTACCCACTGCCAGGATGTTGTTAGATGAAGCAAGGGATCGTAAAGCTGAGTTGCAAGAGTTGGACGGAAAAAGAGAAGTTGTGTGA